One segment of Mycolicibacterium baixiangningiae DNA contains the following:
- the nuoF gene encoding NADH-quinone oxidoreductase subunit NuoF, whose amino-acid sequence MTALTPVLSRFWDEPEPWTLDTYRRHDGYRALEQALGMDPDDVIATVKDSGLRGRGGAGFPTGTKWSFIPQGDDGPGAKPHYLVVNADESEPGTCKDIPLLMTTPHFLVEGAIIAAYAIRAHHAFIYVRGEVVPVLRRLQAAVAEAYEAGYLGTDICGSGFDLDLIVHAGAGAYICGEETALLDSLEGRRGQPRLRPPFPAVAGLYACPTVVNNVESIASVPPILLGGIDWFRSMGSEKSPGFTLYSLSGHVVRPGQYEAPLGITLRELLTYAGGVRPGHELKFWTPGGSSTPLLTGEHLDVPLDYEGMASVGSMLGTKALQIFDETTCVVRAVRRWTQFYAHESCGKCTPCREGTYWLTQIYARLESGAATEADVDKLLDISDTLLGKSFCALGDGAASPIISSIKFFRDEYLAHLKGGCPFDPHASTLMAGREVGV is encoded by the coding sequence ATGACCGCCCTCACCCCGGTGCTGAGCCGGTTCTGGGACGAACCGGAGCCGTGGACCCTGGATACCTACCGCCGGCACGACGGATACCGCGCGCTGGAGCAGGCGCTGGGCATGGATCCCGACGACGTCATCGCCACCGTCAAGGATTCGGGGCTGCGCGGACGCGGTGGTGCGGGTTTCCCCACCGGCACCAAGTGGTCGTTCATACCCCAGGGCGACGACGGGCCAGGCGCCAAACCGCACTATCTGGTCGTCAACGCCGACGAGTCGGAACCCGGGACGTGCAAGGACATCCCGCTGCTGATGACCACGCCGCACTTCCTCGTGGAGGGGGCGATCATCGCCGCCTACGCGATCCGGGCCCATCACGCGTTCATCTACGTCCGCGGCGAGGTGGTGCCGGTGCTGCGGCGGCTGCAGGCCGCCGTCGCCGAAGCCTACGAGGCGGGGTATCTGGGCACCGACATCTGCGGATCAGGCTTCGATCTCGACCTGATCGTGCACGCGGGGGCCGGGGCGTACATCTGCGGTGAGGAAACCGCCCTGCTCGACTCGCTCGAAGGCCGTCGCGGCCAGCCCAGGCTGCGCCCGCCGTTCCCCGCGGTGGCCGGCCTCTACGCGTGCCCGACCGTGGTCAACAACGTCGAGTCGATCGCGAGTGTGCCGCCGATCCTGCTGGGCGGCATCGACTGGTTCCGTTCCATGGGGTCGGAAAAATCGCCTGGCTTCACGCTGTATTCGCTGTCGGGCCACGTCGTCCGCCCGGGTCAGTACGAGGCGCCGCTGGGGATCACGCTGCGCGAGCTGCTCACCTACGCCGGCGGTGTCCGGCCGGGGCACGAGCTGAAGTTCTGGACGCCGGGCGGGTCGTCGACGCCGCTGCTGACCGGTGAACACCTCGACGTGCCCCTCGATTACGAGGGGATGGCCTCGGTGGGGTCGATGCTGGGCACCAAGGCGCTGCAGATCTTCGACGAGACCACCTGCGTGGTGCGCGCCGTACGCCGCTGGACGCAGTTCTACGCCCACGAATCCTGCGGTAAATGCACGCCGTGTCGCGAAGGCACCTACTGGCTCACGCAGATCTATGCCCGCCTCGAGAGTGGCGCCGCCACCGAGGCCGACGTCGACAAGCTGCTCGACATCTCCGACACCCTTCTCGGGAAGTCGTTCTGCGCGTTGGGAGACGGTGCGGCGAGCCCGATCATCTCGTCGATCAAATTCTTCCGCGACGAGTATCTCGCGCACCTCAAAGGCGGCTGCCCGTTCGACCCGCACGCCTCGACGCTGATGGCGGGACGGGAGGTGGGGGTGTGA
- the nuoL gene encoding NADH-quinone oxidoreductase subunit L has translation MTTGVWLLIALPLAGAVVLLLAGRRSDRWGHLLGTAAAVASFVVGAVLFTGMLGRPAEDRAVHENLFSWVPVGELQVDFGLHLDQLSVCFVLLITGVGSLIHIYSIGYMADDPGRRRFFAYLNLFLAAMLLLVLADNYLGLYVGWEGVGLASYLLIGFWSHKPSAATAAKKAFIVNRVGDMGLAIALMVMFATVGSVSFAGVFGAAAQLGEGTLTAIGLLLLLGACGKSAQVPLQSWLGDAMEGPTPVSALIHAATMVTAGVYLIVRSGPIFDAAPTAQTAVVIVGAVTLLYGAIIGCAKDDIKKALAASTMSQIGYMVLAAGLGPAGYAFAIMHLLTHGFFKAGLFLGAGSVMHAMNDEVDMRRYGGLRKALPVTFATFGLGYLAIIGVPPLAGFFSKDGIIEAALGAGGVKGWSLGGAAILGAGITAFYMTRVMLMTFFGEKRWAPGASPHEAPAVMTGPMIVLAIGSVASGGLLAIGGTLSHWLEPVVGTHEEAHAVPVVVATVLILSVVAVGIAIAYRMYATRAVPADVPAGSALTVAARRDLYGDTFNEGVFMRPGQAFTAAVVTVDDRAVDGAATGLATLVGRASDGLRRLQTGFARSYALGMLGGAALIVAAILVVNLW, from the coding sequence ATGACCACTGGAGTGTGGCTGCTCATCGCGCTTCCCCTGGCCGGTGCCGTCGTCCTGCTGCTGGCGGGGCGCCGCTCCGACCGGTGGGGTCATCTGCTCGGCACCGCCGCGGCGGTCGCCTCGTTCGTCGTGGGCGCGGTGCTGTTCACCGGCATGCTCGGCCGCCCCGCCGAGGACCGCGCCGTCCACGAGAACCTGTTCTCGTGGGTGCCGGTCGGCGAACTGCAGGTCGATTTCGGCCTGCACCTCGACCAGCTGTCGGTGTGTTTCGTCCTGCTGATCACCGGGGTGGGCTCGCTGATCCACATCTACTCGATCGGCTACATGGCCGACGACCCCGGACGCAGGCGGTTCTTCGCCTACCTCAACCTGTTCCTGGCCGCGATGCTGCTGCTGGTGCTGGCGGACAACTATCTCGGCCTCTACGTCGGGTGGGAGGGCGTGGGCCTCGCGTCGTATCTGCTGATCGGGTTCTGGTCGCACAAGCCGTCGGCGGCGACGGCCGCGAAGAAAGCGTTCATCGTCAACCGCGTCGGCGACATGGGGTTGGCGATCGCGCTGATGGTCATGTTCGCCACCGTCGGGTCGGTGTCGTTCGCCGGAGTCTTCGGCGCCGCGGCGCAACTCGGAGAGGGCACGCTCACCGCGATCGGTCTGCTGCTCCTCCTCGGCGCCTGCGGCAAGTCGGCCCAGGTGCCGTTGCAGTCCTGGCTGGGTGACGCGATGGAGGGGCCGACGCCGGTGTCGGCGCTGATCCACGCCGCCACGATGGTCACCGCAGGGGTGTACCTGATCGTGCGTTCCGGCCCGATCTTCGACGCCGCCCCGACCGCGCAAACGGCCGTCGTGATCGTGGGCGCCGTGACGCTGCTGTACGGGGCGATCATCGGCTGCGCCAAGGACGACATCAAGAAGGCGCTGGCCGCATCCACCATGAGCCAGATCGGCTACATGGTGCTGGCCGCCGGACTCGGCCCCGCCGGATACGCCTTCGCGATCATGCACCTGCTCACCCACGGGTTCTTCAAGGCCGGCCTGTTCCTCGGCGCCGGATCGGTCATGCACGCGATGAACGACGAGGTGGACATGCGCCGGTACGGCGGTCTGCGCAAGGCGCTGCCGGTCACGTTCGCCACCTTCGGACTCGGCTACCTGGCCATCATCGGGGTGCCGCCGCTGGCCGGGTTCTTCTCCAAGGACGGCATCATCGAAGCCGCGCTGGGTGCCGGTGGCGTGAAGGGCTGGTCCCTCGGCGGTGCGGCGATCCTCGGTGCCGGCATCACCGCGTTTTACATGACGCGGGTGATGCTGATGACGTTCTTCGGTGAGAAGCGCTGGGCTCCCGGGGCGAGCCCGCACGAGGCGCCGGCGGTGATGACCGGTCCGATGATCGTGCTCGCGATCGGGTCCGTGGCGTCGGGCGGGCTGCTGGCGATCGGCGGGACACTCTCGCACTGGCTGGAACCGGTGGTCGGCACGCACGAGGAGGCACACGCGGTGCCGGTGGTGGTGGCCACCGTGCTGATCCTGTCGGTCGTCGCCGTGGGTATCGCGATCGCCTACCGCATGTACGCGACGCGTGCGGTGCCCGCCGACGTCCCCGCGGGTTCGGCCCTCACGGTCGCCGCGCGCCGCGACCTGTACGGCGATACGTTCAACGAAGGCGTGTTCATGCGGCCCGGTCAGGCTTTCACGGCAGCTGTGGTGACCGTGGACGACCGCGCCGTGGACGGCGCCGCGACCGGGCTCGCCACGCTGGTGGGCCGGGCGTCGGACGGATTGCGCCGTCTGCAAACCGGATTCGCGCGGTCCTACGCGCTGGGCATGCTCGGCGGTGCCGCGCTCATCGTGGCGGCGATCCTGGTGGTGAACCTGTGGTGA
- the nuoE gene encoding NADH-quinone oxidoreductase subunit NuoE, with product MIFLELGQRPEEPGPPINGPGSYPADVTARLADDAARIIARYPQDRSALLPLLHLVQSEDGCLTAAGIAFCASRLGLSGAEVTAVATFYSMYRRTPAGDYLVGVCTNTLCAVMGGDEILDALQDHLGVHAGQTTGDGRITLEHIECNAACDYAPVLMVNWEFFDNQTPESARELVDALRAGDAATPTRGAPLCTFRETARTLAGLVDPRTVTNPGGTGDATLAGLRVARANGMSAPDPASADSEGTQPDPRVTEAADATRDEPAPAPTENVPGKPVNGSAP from the coding sequence ATGATCTTCCTCGAACTCGGGCAGCGACCGGAAGAACCCGGTCCGCCGATCAACGGGCCCGGATCGTATCCGGCTGACGTCACCGCACGCCTCGCCGACGACGCCGCCCGCATCATCGCGCGTTATCCGCAGGACCGGTCGGCACTGCTGCCGCTGCTGCACCTGGTGCAGTCCGAGGACGGGTGCCTCACCGCCGCGGGAATCGCGTTCTGCGCCAGCCGGCTTGGATTGAGCGGTGCCGAGGTGACGGCGGTCGCGACGTTCTACTCGATGTACCGGCGCACCCCGGCGGGTGACTACCTGGTCGGGGTCTGCACCAACACACTGTGCGCGGTCATGGGCGGCGACGAGATTCTCGACGCACTGCAGGACCATCTCGGCGTGCACGCCGGACAGACCACCGGGGACGGCCGGATCACCCTGGAGCACATCGAATGCAACGCGGCCTGCGACTACGCACCGGTGCTCATGGTGAATTGGGAGTTCTTCGACAACCAGACGCCGGAATCAGCACGTGAGCTCGTCGATGCGCTGCGCGCCGGCGACGCCGCCACACCCACTCGTGGCGCGCCGCTGTGCACGTTCCGGGAGACCGCGCGCACACTCGCCGGGCTCGTCGACCCGCGGACAGTCACCAACCCCGGCGGCACGGGTGATGCGACGCTGGCCGGGCTGCGGGTGGCGCGCGCGAACGGAATGTCCGCCCCGGATCCTGCGAGCGCCGACAGTGAAGGCACACAACCGGATCCGAGGGTCACCGAGGCGGCCGACGCCACCAGGGACGAACCCGCGCCCGCGCCCACGGAGAACGTGCCGGGCAAACCTGTCAACGGGTCGGCCCCATGA
- the nuoK gene encoding NADH-quinone oxidoreductase subunit NuoK, which translates to MNPDNYLYLSALLFTIGAAGVLLRRNVIVVFMCVELMLNAANLAFVAFSRMHGQLDGQVVAFFTMVVAACEVVIGLAIIMTIYRARRSASVDDANLLRH; encoded by the coding sequence GTGAACCCCGACAACTACCTCTACCTGTCCGCGCTGCTGTTCACCATCGGCGCCGCGGGAGTGCTGTTGCGCCGCAACGTCATCGTCGTGTTCATGTGTGTGGAGTTGATGCTCAATGCGGCCAACCTCGCATTCGTGGCGTTCTCACGTATGCACGGTCAGCTGGACGGCCAGGTGGTGGCCTTCTTCACGATGGTGGTGGCCGCCTGTGAGGTGGTGATCGGGCTCGCCATCATCATGACGATCTACCGGGCCCGCCGGTCGGCTTCGGTCGACGACGCCAATCTGCTGAGGCATTGA
- a CDS encoding NADH-quinone oxidoreductase subunit J — translation MTPDMLVLAADGAARTSTTEAVVFWIVGGIALIGAIGVVSAPKAVYSAIFLAATMISLAVLYIAQEALFLGVVQVVVYTGAVMMLFLFVLMLVGVDSSESLVETIRGQRVAAIVIGIGFGVLLIAGIGTVSTAGFTGLPDANSGGNVEGLAALIFTRYLWAFELTGALLITAALGAMVLAHRERFEHRKTQRELSIERFQDGGHATPMPNPGVYARHNAVDMPGRLPDGSGAKSSVSTILHPRAVPPSDEGRNGRS, via the coding sequence ATGACCCCGGACATGCTGGTGCTCGCCGCGGACGGCGCAGCACGTACCTCCACCACCGAGGCCGTCGTGTTCTGGATCGTCGGGGGCATCGCGCTGATCGGGGCGATCGGTGTGGTGTCCGCGCCGAAGGCGGTGTATTCGGCGATCTTCCTCGCGGCCACGATGATCTCGCTCGCCGTGCTCTACATCGCCCAGGAGGCGCTGTTCCTCGGGGTGGTGCAGGTGGTGGTCTACACCGGCGCCGTGATGATGCTGTTCCTGTTCGTGCTGATGCTCGTCGGCGTGGACTCGTCGGAGTCCCTGGTGGAAACGATTCGGGGACAACGGGTGGCGGCGATCGTCATCGGCATCGGATTTGGGGTGCTGCTGATCGCGGGTATCGGCACCGTCTCGACTGCTGGTTTCACCGGGCTGCCCGACGCCAACAGCGGCGGCAACGTCGAAGGGTTGGCGGCACTCATCTTCACCCGTTACCTGTGGGCGTTCGAGCTCACCGGCGCCCTGCTGATCACCGCGGCGCTGGGCGCGATGGTCCTGGCACATCGCGAACGCTTCGAACACCGCAAGACTCAGCGGGAGCTGTCCATCGAACGCTTCCAGGACGGCGGGCATGCCACCCCGATGCCGAATCCCGGTGTGTACGCGCGCCACAACGCCGTCGACATGCCCGGTCGGCTGCCGGACGGCAGCGGGGCGAAGTCGTCGGTGAGCACGATCCTGCACCCCCGCGCGGTGCCCCCCTCGGATGAGGGAAGGAACGGCCGGTCGTGA
- the nuoD gene encoding NADH dehydrogenase (quinone) subunit D translates to MNTPPDPHAAGGDARSGTDTVVVVGGEDWEQVIAAAEQAQAGERIVVNMGPQHPSTHGVLRLILEIEGETITEARCGIGYLHTGIEKNLEYRNWTQGVTFVTRMDYLSPFFNETAYCLGVEKLLGVTEAIPERVNVIRVMLMELNRISSHLVALATGGMELGAMSAMFYGFREREEILSVFEMITGLRMNHAYIRPGGLAADLPDGAVPRIRELLALLPGRLRDLENLLNENYIWKARTQGIGYLDLAGCMALGITGPVLRSTGLPHDLRRAQPYCGYENYDFDVITDDGCDAYGRYLIRVKEMRESLKIVAQCVDRLEPGPVMIEDKKLAWPADLTLGPDGLGNSPEHIARIMGHSMEGLIHHFKLVTEGIRVPAGQVYTAVESPRGELGVHMVSDGGTRPYRVHYRDPSFTNLQAVAAMCEGGMVADAISAVASIDPVMGGVDR, encoded by the coding sequence ATGAACACTCCCCCTGACCCGCACGCCGCGGGCGGTGATGCGCGCAGCGGCACCGACACCGTCGTGGTGGTCGGCGGCGAAGACTGGGAACAGGTGATCGCCGCCGCCGAACAGGCACAGGCCGGCGAACGCATCGTCGTCAACATGGGTCCGCAGCATCCGTCGACCCACGGGGTGCTGAGGTTGATCCTCGAGATCGAGGGCGAGACGATCACCGAAGCCCGTTGCGGCATCGGCTATCTGCACACCGGGATCGAGAAGAACCTGGAGTACCGGAACTGGACGCAGGGCGTCACCTTCGTCACGCGGATGGATTACCTGTCACCGTTCTTCAACGAAACCGCCTACTGCCTCGGCGTGGAGAAACTCCTCGGGGTCACCGAGGCGATCCCGGAGCGCGTCAACGTGATCCGGGTGATGTTGATGGAACTCAACCGGATCTCATCGCATCTGGTCGCGCTGGCGACGGGCGGTATGGAACTCGGTGCGATGAGTGCGATGTTCTACGGCTTCCGGGAACGCGAAGAGATCCTGTCGGTGTTCGAGATGATCACCGGGCTGCGGATGAACCACGCCTACATCCGGCCGGGCGGCCTCGCCGCCGACCTGCCCGACGGTGCTGTGCCCCGCATCCGCGAACTGCTCGCACTGCTGCCCGGACGACTGCGCGACCTGGAGAACCTACTCAACGAGAACTACATCTGGAAGGCGCGCACGCAGGGCATCGGCTACCTCGACCTGGCCGGCTGCATGGCGCTCGGCATCACCGGCCCGGTGCTGCGCTCGACCGGTCTGCCGCACGATCTGCGCCGCGCGCAACCCTACTGCGGCTACGAGAACTACGACTTCGACGTGATCACCGACGACGGCTGCGACGCCTACGGCCGTTACCTCATCCGGGTCAAGGAGATGCGCGAATCGCTCAAGATCGTCGCGCAGTGTGTCGACCGGCTCGAACCCGGGCCGGTCATGATCGAGGACAAGAAGCTGGCGTGGCCGGCCGACCTCACATTGGGACCCGACGGTCTGGGGAACTCACCGGAGCACATCGCCCGCATCATGGGACATTCGATGGAGGGCCTGATCCACCACTTCAAGCTGGTGACAGAAGGCATCCGGGTGCCGGCGGGGCAGGTGTACACGGCGGTCGAATCGCCGCGCGGCGAGCTGGGGGTGCACATGGTCTCCGACGGCGGCACGCGCCCGTATCGCGTCCACTACCGCGACCCGTCGTTCACGAATCTGCAGGCGGTCGCGGCGATGTGTGAGGGCGGGATGGTCGCCGACGCGATCTCTGCCGTCGCCTCGATCGACCCCGTCATGGGCGGGGTGGATAGATGA
- the nuoH gene encoding NADH-quinone oxidoreductase subunit NuoH, with translation MTYPDPTLFGHDPWWLILAKAVGVFVFLLLTVLSAILIERKVLGRMQMRFGPNRVGPKGLLQSLADGIKLALKEGLTPAGVDRPIYLLAPVISVIPAFMAFAVIPMGGEVSVFGHRTPLQLTDLAVAVLYILAVTSVGVYGIVLAGWASGSTYPLLGGLRSSAQVVSYEIAMALSFATVFLYAGTMSTSGIVAAQHGTWYVFLLLPSFLVYVMAMVGETNRAPFDLPEAEGELVGGFHTEYSSLKFAMFMLAEYVNMTTVSALATTMFLGGWHAPWPISMWDGANSGWWPLLWFTAKVWVFLFVFIWLRGTLPRLRYDQFMAIGWKMLIPVSLAWIMVVATAHAVRDQGYDGWARGLLIAGTVATFLLTAVLWRTMRFRADRTVPDRTSADIFPIPPIPEATRETTDA, from the coding sequence GTGACCTACCCCGACCCCACCCTCTTCGGTCACGACCCCTGGTGGCTGATCCTCGCCAAGGCCGTCGGCGTGTTCGTGTTCCTGCTACTGACCGTGCTGTCGGCCATCCTGATCGAGCGGAAGGTGCTGGGCCGCATGCAGATGCGGTTCGGCCCGAACCGGGTCGGCCCCAAGGGGCTGCTGCAGTCCCTGGCCGACGGCATCAAACTGGCCCTCAAGGAGGGTCTCACACCGGCAGGCGTTGACAGACCCATCTACCTGCTCGCCCCGGTCATCTCGGTCATCCCGGCTTTCATGGCGTTCGCCGTGATCCCGATGGGCGGCGAGGTGTCGGTGTTCGGCCACCGCACCCCACTGCAATTGACCGATCTCGCGGTCGCGGTGCTCTACATCCTCGCCGTCACCTCCGTTGGGGTGTACGGCATCGTGCTCGCGGGCTGGGCGTCCGGGTCGACGTATCCGCTTCTCGGCGGGCTACGTTCGAGTGCGCAGGTGGTGTCGTACGAGATCGCGATGGCATTGTCGTTCGCCACCGTGTTCCTCTACGCCGGCACGATGTCGACCTCCGGCATCGTCGCCGCACAGCACGGAACCTGGTACGTATTCCTGCTACTGCCGTCTTTCCTGGTCTACGTGATGGCGATGGTCGGTGAAACCAACCGGGCACCTTTCGATCTCCCCGAAGCCGAGGGCGAACTGGTCGGCGGTTTCCACACCGAGTACTCGTCGCTGAAGTTCGCGATGTTCATGCTCGCCGAATACGTCAACATGACGACGGTGTCGGCGCTCGCCACCACGATGTTCCTCGGCGGCTGGCACGCCCCGTGGCCGATCAGCATGTGGGACGGCGCCAACTCCGGGTGGTGGCCGCTGCTGTGGTTCACCGCGAAAGTGTGGGTGTTCCTGTTCGTCTTCATCTGGCTGCGGGGCACGCTGCCGCGGTTGCGCTACGACCAGTTCATGGCGATCGGGTGGAAGATGCTGATTCCGGTGTCCCTGGCGTGGATCATGGTCGTCGCCACCGCACACGCCGTGCGCGACCAGGGGTACGACGGGTGGGCCCGCGGCCTGCTCATCGCCGGCACCGTCGCGACATTCCTGCTCACCGCCGTCCTGTGGCGCACCATGCGGTTCCGTGCCGACCGCACCGTGCCCGACCGCACCTCCGCGGACATCTTCCCCATTCCGCCGATACCCGAGGCCACCAGGGAGACAACCGATGCCTAA
- a CDS encoding NADH-quinone oxidoreductase subunit G: MTQTADTGTPSAPPVDMVELTIDGATVSVPKGTLVIRAAELIGVQIPRFCDHPLLDPVGACRQCLVEVEGQRKPMASCTTTVSQDMVVHTQFSSEAADKAQRGVMELLLINHPLDCPVCDKGGECPLQNQAMSNGRAETRFTDVKRTFPKPINISSQVLLDRERCVLCARCTRFSQQIAGDPFIELLERGALQQVGIAPGEPFQSYFSGNTVQICPVGALTGTAYRFRARPFDLVSSPSVCEHCASGCAQRTDHRRGKVLRRLAGDDPQVNEEWNCDKGRWAFTYPTVGDRITTPHVRDTHGTLRPASWPEALAVAAAGLAAAEGRSGVVVGGRATVEDAYAYAKFARMVLDTNDVDFRVRPHSAEEADFLAAHVAGRPMEVTYSDLENAPAVLLAGFEPEDESPIVFLRLRKAVRKHGLQVLSVAPFAGRGLTKLAGRLVAAAPGGEAAALEGLADEALLALPGAVILVGERLATAPGALTAAARLAATTGARLAWIPRRAGERGAVEAGALPTLLPGGRPVADTAARAELAAAWHTNALPGTQGRDTGGILDAARSGALGALVVGGVEPADLPDPDAALAALAATPFVVSLEVRESDVTRSADVVFPVAPVAEKGGAFLDWEGRLRPFGPALRSNAIPDLRVLHFLADELGVDLGLPDAPAAGAELARLGWWDGPRAALRHEATAPPEPGPGQAVLAGWRMLLDLGRMQNGEPHLAGTAPAAVVRLSPRTADDIGATPGDPVTVSTQRGQITLALAVTDMPDDVVWLPLNSAGSQVHRQLGVSIGAVVSIGRAAS; this comes from the coding sequence ATGACGCAGACCGCCGATACGGGCACGCCGAGCGCACCACCGGTCGACATGGTGGAACTGACCATCGACGGCGCCACGGTCAGCGTGCCGAAGGGCACGTTGGTGATCCGTGCCGCCGAATTGATCGGCGTCCAGATCCCCCGCTTCTGCGACCACCCGTTGCTCGACCCCGTGGGGGCATGCCGGCAGTGCCTCGTCGAGGTCGAGGGCCAGCGCAAACCGATGGCGTCCTGCACCACCACGGTGAGCCAGGACATGGTGGTGCACACCCAGTTCAGCTCGGAGGCAGCCGACAAGGCCCAGCGCGGCGTCATGGAACTGCTGCTGATCAACCACCCGCTCGACTGCCCGGTCTGCGACAAGGGCGGTGAATGCCCGCTGCAGAACCAGGCCATGTCCAACGGCCGCGCCGAAACCCGGTTCACCGACGTCAAACGCACGTTCCCGAAACCGATCAACATCAGCTCCCAGGTGCTGCTGGACCGCGAGCGTTGCGTGCTGTGCGCGCGGTGCACCCGGTTCTCCCAGCAGATCGCCGGTGACCCGTTCATCGAGCTGCTGGAACGCGGTGCGCTGCAACAGGTCGGCATCGCGCCCGGTGAGCCGTTCCAGTCCTACTTCTCCGGCAACACGGTGCAGATCTGCCCGGTCGGTGCGCTCACCGGGACCGCATACCGGTTCCGCGCCCGGCCCTTCGACCTGGTGTCGAGCCCCAGCGTCTGCGAGCACTGCGCCTCCGGGTGCGCACAGCGCACCGACCACCGCCGCGGAAAGGTGTTGCGCCGGTTGGCCGGTGACGACCCGCAGGTCAACGAGGAATGGAACTGCGACAAGGGCCGCTGGGCCTTCACCTACCCGACCGTGGGCGACCGGATCACCACACCGCACGTCCGCGACACCCACGGCACGCTGCGGCCGGCGTCGTGGCCGGAGGCGCTCGCCGTGGCGGCGGCCGGACTGGCCGCCGCGGAAGGCCGGTCGGGTGTGGTGGTCGGCGGCCGGGCCACCGTCGAGGACGCGTACGCCTACGCGAAGTTCGCCCGAATGGTGCTCGACACCAACGACGTCGACTTCCGCGTGCGACCACACAGTGCCGAGGAGGCCGATTTCCTCGCCGCCCATGTCGCGGGCCGTCCGATGGAGGTCACCTACTCCGACCTGGAGAACGCGCCGGCGGTGCTGCTGGCGGGGTTCGAACCCGAGGACGAATCGCCGATCGTGTTCCTGCGGCTGCGCAAGGCGGTTCGCAAACACGGGCTTCAGGTGCTCTCCGTCGCGCCGTTCGCCGGCCGCGGGCTGACCAAGCTGGCCGGCCGGCTCGTCGCCGCAGCGCCCGGCGGTGAAGCGGCCGCCCTCGAGGGGTTGGCCGACGAGGCTCTGCTGGCGCTACCCGGTGCGGTCATCCTCGTCGGCGAGCGGTTGGCCACCGCACCGGGCGCATTGACCGCCGCGGCGCGGCTGGCGGCCACGACAGGTGCGCGGCTGGCGTGGATTCCGCGGCGCGCCGGTGAGCGCGGCGCCGTGGAGGCCGGCGCGCTGCCCACGCTGCTTCCCGGCGGCCGTCCGGTCGCCGACACCGCGGCCCGCGCCGAGCTGGCGGCGGCCTGGCACACCAACGCGCTGCCGGGCACCCAGGGCCGCGACACCGGCGGAATCCTCGACGCGGCACGATCCGGGGCCCTGGGCGCGTTGGTGGTCGGCGGTGTCGAGCCGGCCGACCTGCCCGACCCGGACGCCGCGCTCGCCGCGCTGGCGGCGACGCCGTTCGTGGTCAGTCTCGAGGTCCGCGAGAGCGATGTCACCCGGTCCGCCGATGTGGTGTTCCCGGTGGCGCCGGTCGCCGAGAAGGGCGGCGCGTTCCTCGACTGGGAGGGGCGGCTGCGTCCCTTCGGACCGGCGTTGCGCAGCAACGCGATTCCCGATCTGCGGGTGCTGCACTTCCTCGCCGACGAGCTGGGAGTCGACCTCGGCCTGCCGGACGCACCCGCCGCGGGCGCGGAACTGGCCCGGCTCGGATGGTGGGACGGGCCGCGCGCAGCGCTCCGGCACGAGGCGACGGCCCCGCCGGAGCCCGGCCCCGGTCAGGCGGTGCTGGCGGGCTGGCGGATGCTCCTGGACCTCGGACGGATGCAGAACGGGGAACCGCACCTCGCCGGCACCGCGCCGGCCGCCGTCGTCCGGCTGTCCCCGCGTACCGCCGACGACATCGGGGCGACACCCGGTGATCCGGTCACCGTCAGCACCCAGCGCGGGCAGATCACGCTTGCGCTGGCGGTGACCGACATGCCCGACGACGTCGTCTGGCTGCCGTTGAACTCCGCGGGCTCGCAGGTGCATCGCCAACTCGGGGTGAGCATTGGCGCCGTCGTGTCGATCGGCCGGGCCGCCTCGTGA
- the nuoI gene encoding NADH-quinone oxidoreductase subunit NuoI encodes MPKLWDAVAGFAVTFGTMFKKPITEEYPEKPGPVAPRYHGRHQLNRYPDGLEKCIGCELCAWACPADAIYVEGADNTVDERYSPGERYGRVYQINYLRCIGCGLCIEACPTRALTMTNEYEMADDNRADLIWGKDKLLAPLGEGMQAPPHPMAHGATDDDYYLGQVGPVTEDVT; translated from the coding sequence ATGCCTAAGCTCTGGGACGCCGTCGCCGGCTTCGCCGTCACGTTCGGCACCATGTTCAAGAAGCCGATCACCGAGGAGTATCCGGAGAAGCCCGGCCCGGTCGCACCCCGGTATCACGGCCGTCACCAACTCAACCGCTACCCCGACGGCCTCGAGAAGTGCATCGGGTGCGAACTGTGCGCCTGGGCCTGTCCCGCCGACGCCATCTACGTCGAAGGCGCCGACAACACCGTCGACGAACGCTATTCCCCCGGTGAACGTTACGGCCGCGTCTACCAGATCAACTATCTGCGCTGCATCGGCTGCGGTCTGTGCATCGAGGCGTGCCCGACGCGGGCGCTGACCATGACCAATGAGTACGAGATGGCCGACGATAACCGCGCGGACCTCATCTGGGGCAAGGACAAACTGCTCGCGCCGCTGGGCGAAGGCATGCAGGCACCGCCGCACCCCATGGCGCACGGCGCCACCGATGACGACTACTACCTGGGCCAGGTCGGACCGGTCACCGAGGACGTCACATGA